One part of the Arabidopsis thaliana chromosome 4, partial sequence genome encodes these proteins:
- a CDS encoding P-loop containing nucleoside triphosphate hydrolases superfamily protein (P-loop containing nucleoside triphosphate hydrolases superfamily protein; Has 75 Blast hits to 75 proteins in 36 species: Archae - 0; Bacteria - 37; Metazoa - 10; Fungi - 2; Plants - 25; Viruses - 0; Other Eukaryotes - 1 (source: NCBI BLink).): MGGDTFKDDVVDEESSRSSSSSPCSCCFSDDLGFKDDVSEENFTNFSNHVTDLRRREKAYQEILQSHDLLLRTSKRKLRQARNEILSYTPGSWSDVKLSDYNIPKTTSIMLVGPKGAGKSSLVNKITRVIEDDAFLLDRAQESFGTPSKGGTYFVQEYMISRGGSASFCLYDTRGLSRISSSDNTSMIEQWMTRGVLHGEPVIWASDSSDLKDRLIRDGGTGYERRKVNSIIFVVNAVEILKSMECETSYASMITTAFNSPILLFKDDKPAVVMTHGDMLSREERARVRVFLGELLGIPPHKQIFDIPESRDTATAITICNLLCYSLQHADKNFVFLPKKNFTISKVGGGGLTKWISLLDIISIALVLFMALASIWFVTHNPVSGQKLANETQQKLLKFPSPWLNNLTHKAKPMRRFGPKRIIKGPNLACVQHPKSEFVPESEPISIDLHIARRLWFNEEQVAEAEPSFDWRTTRRLWYVE, encoded by the exons ATGGGTGGTGATACTTTCAAAGATG atgTTGTAGATGAAGAATCttcaagatcatcatcatcatctccttgttcttgttgtttcag TgatgatttagggtttaaggatGATGTTTCTGAAGAGAATTTCACCAATTTCTCTAATCATGTTACTGATttgagaaggagagaaaaagcTTACCAAGAGATTCTTCAAAGTCATGATCTTTTGCTTAGAACCAGCAAACGGAAACTTAGACAAGCcagaaatgagattttgag CTATACTCCTGGATCATGGTCTGATGTCAAGTTGAGTGATTACAATATTCCAAAAACGACATCGATCATGCTAGTTGGTCCGAAAGGGGCTGGGAAGAGTAGCCTTGTTAATAAGATTACAAGAGTGATCGAAGACGACGCGTTTCTCCTAGATAGAGCTCAAGAATCAT TTGGTACCCCGTCTAAAGGAGGAACATACTTTGTTCAGGAGTATATGATCTCGAGAGGAGGTTCCGCTTCATTTTGCCTATATGATACGCGTGGATTGAGCCGTATATCATCGTCTGATAACACTAGTATGATTGAGCAATGGATGACAAGGGGCGTGCTTCACGGCGAACCTGTCATCTG GGCATCTGATAGCTCGGATTTAAAGGATAGACTCATCCGAGATGGTGGTACCGGTTATGAGAGAAGGAAAGTGAATTCGATTATCTTTGTTGTTAATGCGGTCGAAATCTTGAAATCGATGGAATGTGAAACGAGCTATGCTTCGATGATAACCACGGCCTTTAACTCTCCGATACTATTGTTTAAAG ATGATAAGCCAGCAGTCGTTATGACTCATGGAGATATGCTTTCACGCGAGGAACGTGCCCGAGTACGAGTTTTCCTTGGAGAACTTCTCGGTATCCCTCCTCACAAACAGATATTTGACATTCCAG AAAGCCGGGACACAGCCACCGCGATAACAATCTGCAACTTGCTATGCTATAGTCTTCAACATGCTGATAAgaattttgtgtttcttcCCAAAAAGAACTTCACTATATCCAAG GTGGGAGGAGGAGGCCTCACAAAATGGATCAGCTTATTAGACATAATATCAATTGCTCTGGTTTTATTCATGGCATTGGCGTCAATCTGGTTTGTTACTCATAATCCCGTAAGCGGCCAAAAATTAGCTAATGAGACTCAGCAAAAACTGCTTAAATTCCCAAGTCCATGGTTAAATAACCTCACACATAAGGCAAAGCCGATGCGTCGCTTTGGGCCTAAGCGGATCATTAAAGGTCCAAACCTTGCATGCGTTCAACATCCTAAGTCTGAGTTTGTGCCTGAAAGTGAGCCAATAAGCATTGATTTGCATATAGCTCGACGCTTATGGTTCAACGAAGAGCAAGTGGCCGAGGCCGAACCAAGCTTTGATTGGCGAACTACTCGACGCTTGTGGTATGTTGAGTGA
- a CDS encoding Integrase-type DNA-binding superfamily protein (Integrase-type DNA-binding superfamily protein; FUNCTIONS IN: DNA binding, sequence-specific DNA binding transcription factor activity; INVOLVED IN: regulation of transcription, DNA-dependent; LOCATED IN: nucleus; CONTAINS InterPro DOMAIN/s: DNA-binding, integrase-type (InterPro:IPR016177), Pathogenesis-related transcriptional factor/ERF, DNA-binding (InterPro:IPR001471); Has 238 Blast hits to 230 proteins in 55 species: Archae - 0; Bacteria - 2; Metazoa - 0; Fungi - 0; Plants - 216; Viruses - 0; Other Eukaryotes - 20 (source: NCBI BLink).), which yields MPEQLIIPGQQKRLQRLSWRKRLLKKEAEELGQNICISDQPPKRRKQHRRKRVHNQEPCLMRGVYYKNMKWQAAIKVEKKQIHLGTFSSQEEAARLYDRAAFMCGREPNFELSEEVIRELKQQSWEEFLNCTRRTITNKKPKSRIEHEDTKINASMPHQPEEEEQDSDKM from the exons ATGCCAGAGCAGCTTATAATCCCGGGCCAGCAGAAACGGTTACAACGGTTATCGTGGAG AAAAAGGCTATTGAAGAAAGAAGCCGAAGAACTCGGTCAAAACATATGCATTTCAG ACCAGCCGCCGAAACGAAGAAAGCAGCATAGAAGAAAGCGAGTACATAACCAAGAACCATGTTTGATGAGAGGAGTCTActacaaaaacatgaaatggCAAGCCGCCATTAAAGtcgagaagaaacaaatccacTTAGGCACTTTCTCTTCTCAAGAAGAGGCTGCTCGCTTATACGATAG GGCTGCTTTCATGTGTGGGAGGGAACCGAACTTTGAGCTCTCGGAAGAAGTTATACGAGAACTCAAACAGCAAAGCTGGGAAGAGTTCTTGAATTGCACACGCCGAACAATTACGAACAAAA AACCAAAGAGTAGGATAGAACATGAGGATACGAAGATCAATGCCAGCATGCCACATcaaccagaagaagaagagcaagatTCAGACAAAATGTGA
- a CDS encoding Integrase-type DNA-binding superfamily protein, with translation MPEQLIIPGQQKRLQRLSWRKRLLKKEAEELGQNICISDQPPKRRKQHRRKRVHNQEPCLMRGVYYKNMKWQAAIKVEKKQIHLGTFSSQEEAARLYDRAAFMCGREPNFELSEEVIRELKQQSWEEFLNCTRRTITNKSKVLLTTNCSVFCLITFCWTLWICRTKE, from the exons ATGCCAGAGCAGCTTATAATCCCGGGCCAGCAGAAACGGTTACAACGGTTATCGTGGAG AAAAAGGCTATTGAAGAAAGAAGCCGAAGAACTCGGTCAAAACATATGCATTTCAG ACCAGCCGCCGAAACGAAGAAAGCAGCATAGAAGAAAGCGAGTACATAACCAAGAACCATGTTTGATGAGAGGAGTCTActacaaaaacatgaaatggCAAGCCGCCATTAAAGtcgagaagaaacaaatccacTTAGGCACTTTCTCTTCTCAAGAAGAGGCTGCTCGCTTATACGATAG GGCTGCTTTCATGTGTGGGAGGGAACCGAACTTTGAGCTCTCGGAAGAAGTTATACGAGAACTCAAACAGCAAAGCTGGGAAGAGTTCTTGAATTGCACACGCCGAACAATTACGAACAAAAGTAAGGTTTTACTAACAACAAACTGTAGtgtattttgtttgataaccTTTTGCTGGACTCTTTGGATATGCAGAACCAAAGAGTAG
- a CDS encoding Integrase-type DNA-binding superfamily protein (Integrase-type DNA-binding superfamily protein; FUNCTIONS IN: DNA binding, sequence-specific DNA binding transcription factor activity; INVOLVED IN: regulation of transcription, DNA-dependent; LOCATED IN: nucleus; CONTAINS InterPro DOMAIN/s: DNA-binding, integrase-type (InterPro:IPR016177), Pathogenesis-related transcriptional factor/ERF, DNA-binding (InterPro:IPR001471); Has 251 Blast hits to 241 proteins in 58 species: Archae - 0; Bacteria - 4; Metazoa - 0; Fungi - 0; Plants - 219; Viruses - 2; Other Eukaryotes - 26 (source: NCBI BLink).): MVSLRRRRLLGLCCGPNGYVTPLPFLTAEEMITGIPNPNARAAYNPGPAETVTTVIVEKKAIEERSRRTRSKHMHFRSDYSDISPVNSDSISPKYQPPKRRKQHRRKRVHNQEPCLMRGVYYKNMKWQAAIKVEKKQIHLGTFSSQEEAARLYDRAAFMCGREPNFELSEEVIRELKQQSWEEFLNCTRRTITNKKPKSRIEHEDTKINASMPHQPEEEEQDSDKM; the protein is encoded by the exons ATGGTGAGCTTACGAAGACGTAGGCTATTGGGTCTTTGTTGTG GACCAAATGGTTATGTGACACCACTTCCATTTTTAACTGCTGAGGAGATGATCACTGGGATTCCAAATCCTAATGCCAGAGCAGCTTATAATCCCGGGCCAGCAGAAACGGTTACAACGGTTATCGTGGAG AAAAAGGCTATTGAAGAAAGAAGCCGAAGAACTCGGTCAAAACATATGCATTTCAGGTCTGATTATTCAGATATCTCACCGGTTAATTCTGATTCCATCTCACCAAAAT ACCAGCCGCCGAAACGAAGAAAGCAGCATAGAAGAAAGCGAGTACATAACCAAGAACCATGTTTGATGAGAGGAGTCTActacaaaaacatgaaatggCAAGCCGCCATTAAAGtcgagaagaaacaaatccacTTAGGCACTTTCTCTTCTCAAGAAGAGGCTGCTCGCTTATACGATAG GGCTGCTTTCATGTGTGGGAGGGAACCGAACTTTGAGCTCTCGGAAGAAGTTATACGAGAACTCAAACAGCAAAGCTGGGAAGAGTTCTTGAATTGCACACGCCGAACAATTACGAACAAAA AACCAAAGAGTAGGATAGAACATGAGGATACGAAGATCAATGCCAGCATGCCACATcaaccagaagaagaagagcaagatTCAGACAAAATGTGA
- a CDS encoding Integrase-type DNA-binding superfamily protein (Integrase-type DNA-binding superfamily protein; FUNCTIONS IN: DNA binding, sequence-specific DNA binding transcription factor activity; INVOLVED IN: regulation of transcription, DNA-dependent; LOCATED IN: nucleus; CONTAINS InterPro DOMAIN/s: DNA-binding, integrase-type (InterPro:IPR016177), Pathogenesis-related transcriptional factor/ERF, DNA-binding (InterPro:IPR001471); Has 254 Blast hits to 244 proteins in 58 species: Archae - 0; Bacteria - 4; Metazoa - 0; Fungi - 0; Plants - 222; Viruses - 2; Other Eukaryotes - 26 (source: NCBI BLink).), translated as MRIHEKGGGGRRKVKHSEVDMVSLRRRRLLGLCCGPNGYVTPLPFLTAEEMITGIPNPNARAAYNPGPAETVTTVIVEKKAIEERSRRTRSKHMHFRSDYSDISPVNSDSISPKYQPPKRRKQHRRKRVHNQEPCLMRGVYYKNMKWQAAIKVEKKQIHLGTFSSQEEAARLYDRAAFMCGREPNFELSEEVIRELKQQSWEEFLNCTRRTITNKKPKSRIEHEDTKINASMPHQPEEEEQDSDKM; from the exons ATGAGAATCCATGAAAAAGGTGGCGGTGGTAG gagaaaagtaaaacattCAGAAGTCGATATGGTGAGCTTACGAAGACGTAGGCTATTGGGTCTTTGTTGTG GACCAAATGGTTATGTGACACCACTTCCATTTTTAACTGCTGAGGAGATGATCACTGGGATTCCAAATCCTAATGCCAGAGCAGCTTATAATCCCGGGCCAGCAGAAACGGTTACAACGGTTATCGTGGAG AAAAAGGCTATTGAAGAAAGAAGCCGAAGAACTCGGTCAAAACATATGCATTTCAGGTCTGATTATTCAGATATCTCACCGGTTAATTCTGATTCCATCTCACCAAAAT ACCAGCCGCCGAAACGAAGAAAGCAGCATAGAAGAAAGCGAGTACATAACCAAGAACCATGTTTGATGAGAGGAGTCTActacaaaaacatgaaatggCAAGCCGCCATTAAAGtcgagaagaaacaaatccacTTAGGCACTTTCTCTTCTCAAGAAGAGGCTGCTCGCTTATACGATAG GGCTGCTTTCATGTGTGGGAGGGAACCGAACTTTGAGCTCTCGGAAGAAGTTATACGAGAACTCAAACAGCAAAGCTGGGAAGAGTTCTTGAATTGCACACGCCGAACAATTACGAACAAAA AACCAAAGAGTAGGATAGAACATGAGGATACGAAGATCAATGCCAGCATGCCACATcaaccagaagaagaagagcaagatTCAGACAAAATGTGA
- a CDS encoding Integrase-type DNA-binding superfamily protein, which yields MITGIPNPNARAAYNPGPAETVTTVIVEKKAIEERSRRTRSKHMHFRSDYSDISPVNSDSISPKYQPPKRRKQHRRKRVHNQEPCLMRGVYYKNMKWQAAIKVEKKQIHLGTFSSQEEAARLYDRAAFMCGREPNFELSEEVIRELKQQSWEEFLNCTRRTITNKKPKSRIEHEDTKINASMPHQPEEEEQDSDKM from the exons ATGATCACTGGGATTCCAAATCCTAATGCCAGAGCAGCTTATAATCCCGGGCCAGCAGAAACGGTTACAACGGTTATCGTGGAG AAAAAGGCTATTGAAGAAAGAAGCCGAAGAACTCGGTCAAAACATATGCATTTCAGGTCTGATTATTCAGATATCTCACCGGTTAATTCTGATTCCATCTCACCAAAAT ACCAGCCGCCGAAACGAAGAAAGCAGCATAGAAGAAAGCGAGTACATAACCAAGAACCATGTTTGATGAGAGGAGTCTActacaaaaacatgaaatggCAAGCCGCCATTAAAGtcgagaagaaacaaatccacTTAGGCACTTTCTCTTCTCAAGAAGAGGCTGCTCGCTTATACGATAG GGCTGCTTTCATGTGTGGGAGGGAACCGAACTTTGAGCTCTCGGAAGAAGTTATACGAGAACTCAAACAGCAAAGCTGGGAAGAGTTCTTGAATTGCACACGCCGAACAATTACGAACAAAA AACCAAAGAGTAGGATAGAACATGAGGATACGAAGATCAATGCCAGCATGCCACATcaaccagaagaagaagagcaagatTCAGACAAAATGTGA
- a CDS encoding P-loop containing nucleoside triphosphate hydrolases superfamily protein, whose protein sequence is MGGDTFKDDVVDEESSRSSSSSPCSCCFSSDDLGFKDDVSEENFTNFSNHVTDLRRREKAYQEILQSHDLLLRTSKRKLRQARNEILSYTPGSWSDVKLSDYNIPKTTSIMLVGPKGAGKSSLVNKITRVIEDDAFLLDRAQESFGTPSKGGTYFVQEYMISRGGSASFCLYDTRGLSRISSSDNTSMIEQWMTRGVLHGEPVIWASDSSDLKDRLIRDGGTGYERRKVNSIIFVVNAVEILKSMECETSYASMITTAFNSPILLFKDDKPAVVMTHGDMLSREERARVRVFLGELLGIPPHKQIFDIPESRDTATAITICNLLCYSLQHADKNFVFLPKKNFTISKVGGGGLTKWISLLDIISIALVLFMALASIWFVTHNPVSGQKLANETQQKLLKFPSPWLNNLTHKAKPMRRFGPKRIIKGPNLACVQHPKSEFVPESEPISIDLHIARRLWFNEEQVAEAEPSFDWRTTRRLWYVE, encoded by the exons ATGGGTGGTGATACTTTCAAAGATG atgTTGTAGATGAAGAATCttcaagatcatcatcatcatctccttgttcttgttgtttcag cAGTgatgatttagggtttaaggatGATGTTTCTGAAGAGAATTTCACCAATTTCTCTAATCATGTTACTGATttgagaaggagagaaaaagcTTACCAAGAGATTCTTCAAAGTCATGATCTTTTGCTTAGAACCAGCAAACGGAAACTTAGACAAGCcagaaatgagattttgag CTATACTCCTGGATCATGGTCTGATGTCAAGTTGAGTGATTACAATATTCCAAAAACGACATCGATCATGCTAGTTGGTCCGAAAGGGGCTGGGAAGAGTAGCCTTGTTAATAAGATTACAAGAGTGATCGAAGACGACGCGTTTCTCCTAGATAGAGCTCAAGAATCAT TTGGTACCCCGTCTAAAGGAGGAACATACTTTGTTCAGGAGTATATGATCTCGAGAGGAGGTTCCGCTTCATTTTGCCTATATGATACGCGTGGATTGAGCCGTATATCATCGTCTGATAACACTAGTATGATTGAGCAATGGATGACAAGGGGCGTGCTTCACGGCGAACCTGTCATCTG GGCATCTGATAGCTCGGATTTAAAGGATAGACTCATCCGAGATGGTGGTACCGGTTATGAGAGAAGGAAAGTGAATTCGATTATCTTTGTTGTTAATGCGGTCGAAATCTTGAAATCGATGGAATGTGAAACGAGCTATGCTTCGATGATAACCACGGCCTTTAACTCTCCGATACTATTGTTTAAAG ATGATAAGCCAGCAGTCGTTATGACTCATGGAGATATGCTTTCACGCGAGGAACGTGCCCGAGTACGAGTTTTCCTTGGAGAACTTCTCGGTATCCCTCCTCACAAACAGATATTTGACATTCCAG AAAGCCGGGACACAGCCACCGCGATAACAATCTGCAACTTGCTATGCTATAGTCTTCAACATGCTGATAAgaattttgtgtttcttcCCAAAAAGAACTTCACTATATCCAAG GTGGGAGGAGGAGGCCTCACAAAATGGATCAGCTTATTAGACATAATATCAATTGCTCTGGTTTTATTCATGGCATTGGCGTCAATCTGGTTTGTTACTCATAATCCCGTAAGCGGCCAAAAATTAGCTAATGAGACTCAGCAAAAACTGCTTAAATTCCCAAGTCCATGGTTAAATAACCTCACACATAAGGCAAAGCCGATGCGTCGCTTTGGGCCTAAGCGGATCATTAAAGGTCCAAACCTTGCATGCGTTCAACATCCTAAGTCTGAGTTTGTGCCTGAAAGTGAGCCAATAAGCATTGATTTGCATATAGCTCGACGCTTATGGTTCAACGAAGAGCAAGTGGCCGAGGCCGAACCAAGCTTTGATTGGCGAACTACTCGACGCTTGTGGTATGTTGAGTGA
- a CDS encoding P-loop containing nucleoside triphosphate hydrolases superfamily protein (P-loop containing nucleoside triphosphate hydrolases superfamily protein; Has 35333 Blast hits to 34131 proteins in 2444 species: Archae - 798; Bacteria - 22429; Metazoa - 974; Fungi - 991; Plants - 531; Viruses - 0; Other Eukaryotes - 9610 (source: NCBI BLink).), translating to MGGDTFKDDEESSRSSSSSPCSCCFSSDDLGFKDDVSEENFTNFSNHVTDLRRREKAYQEILQSHDLLLRTSKRKLRQARNEILSYTPGSWSDVKLSDYNIPKTTSIMLVGPKGAGKSSLVNKITRVIEDDAFLLDRAQESFGTPSKGGTYFVQEYMISRGGSASFCLYDTRGLSRISSSDNTSMIEQWMTRGVLHGEPVIWASDSSDLKDRLIRDGGTGYERRKVNSIIFVVNAVEILKSMECETSYASMITTAFNSPILLFKDDKPAVVMTHGDMLSREERARVRVFLGELLGIPPHKQIFDIPESRDTATAITICNLLCYSLQHADKNFVFLPKKNFTISKVGGGGLTKWISLLDIISIALVLFMALASIWFVTHNPVSGQKLANETQQKLLKFPSPWLNNLTHKAKPMRRFGPKRIIKGPNLACVQHPKSEFVPESEPISIDLHIARRLWFNEEQVAEAEPSFDWRTTRRLWYVE from the exons ATGGGTGGTGATACTTTCAAAGATG ATGAAGAATCttcaagatcatcatcatcatctccttgttcttgttgtttcag cAGTgatgatttagggtttaaggatGATGTTTCTGAAGAGAATTTCACCAATTTCTCTAATCATGTTACTGATttgagaaggagagaaaaagcTTACCAAGAGATTCTTCAAAGTCATGATCTTTTGCTTAGAACCAGCAAACGGAAACTTAGACAAGCcagaaatgagattttgag CTATACTCCTGGATCATGGTCTGATGTCAAGTTGAGTGATTACAATATTCCAAAAACGACATCGATCATGCTAGTTGGTCCGAAAGGGGCTGGGAAGAGTAGCCTTGTTAATAAGATTACAAGAGTGATCGAAGACGACGCGTTTCTCCTAGATAGAGCTCAAGAATCAT TTGGTACCCCGTCTAAAGGAGGAACATACTTTGTTCAGGAGTATATGATCTCGAGAGGAGGTTCCGCTTCATTTTGCCTATATGATACGCGTGGATTGAGCCGTATATCATCGTCTGATAACACTAGTATGATTGAGCAATGGATGACAAGGGGCGTGCTTCACGGCGAACCTGTCATCTG GGCATCTGATAGCTCGGATTTAAAGGATAGACTCATCCGAGATGGTGGTACCGGTTATGAGAGAAGGAAAGTGAATTCGATTATCTTTGTTGTTAATGCGGTCGAAATCTTGAAATCGATGGAATGTGAAACGAGCTATGCTTCGATGATAACCACGGCCTTTAACTCTCCGATACTATTGTTTAAAG ATGATAAGCCAGCAGTCGTTATGACTCATGGAGATATGCTTTCACGCGAGGAACGTGCCCGAGTACGAGTTTTCCTTGGAGAACTTCTCGGTATCCCTCCTCACAAACAGATATTTGACATTCCAG AAAGCCGGGACACAGCCACCGCGATAACAATCTGCAACTTGCTATGCTATAGTCTTCAACATGCTGATAAgaattttgtgtttcttcCCAAAAAGAACTTCACTATATCCAAG GTGGGAGGAGGAGGCCTCACAAAATGGATCAGCTTATTAGACATAATATCAATTGCTCTGGTTTTATTCATGGCATTGGCGTCAATCTGGTTTGTTACTCATAATCCCGTAAGCGGCCAAAAATTAGCTAATGAGACTCAGCAAAAACTGCTTAAATTCCCAAGTCCATGGTTAAATAACCTCACACATAAGGCAAAGCCGATGCGTCGCTTTGGGCCTAAGCGGATCATTAAAGGTCCAAACCTTGCATGCGTTCAACATCCTAAGTCTGAGTTTGTGCCTGAAAGTGAGCCAATAAGCATTGATTTGCATATAGCTCGACGCTTATGGTTCAACGAAGAGCAAGTGGCCGAGGCCGAACCAAGCTTTGATTGGCGAACTACTCGACGCTTGTGGTATGTTGAGTGA
- a CDS encoding Integrase-type DNA-binding superfamily protein, giving the protein MVSLRRRRLLGLCCGPNGYVTPLPFLTAEEMITGIPNPNARAAYNPGPAETVTTVIVEKKAIEERSRRTRSKHMHFRSDYSDISPVNSDSISPKYQPPKRRKQHRRKRVHNQEPCLMRGVYYKNMKWQAAIKVEKKQIHLGTFSSQEEAARLYDRAAFMCGREPNFELSEEVIRELKQQSWEEFLNCTRRTITNKSKVLLTTNCSVFCLITFCWTLWICRTKE; this is encoded by the exons ATGGTGAGCTTACGAAGACGTAGGCTATTGGGTCTTTGTTGTG GACCAAATGGTTATGTGACACCACTTCCATTTTTAACTGCTGAGGAGATGATCACTGGGATTCCAAATCCTAATGCCAGAGCAGCTTATAATCCCGGGCCAGCAGAAACGGTTACAACGGTTATCGTGGAG AAAAAGGCTATTGAAGAAAGAAGCCGAAGAACTCGGTCAAAACATATGCATTTCAGGTCTGATTATTCAGATATCTCACCGGTTAATTCTGATTCCATCTCACCAAAAT ACCAGCCGCCGAAACGAAGAAAGCAGCATAGAAGAAAGCGAGTACATAACCAAGAACCATGTTTGATGAGAGGAGTCTActacaaaaacatgaaatggCAAGCCGCCATTAAAGtcgagaagaaacaaatccacTTAGGCACTTTCTCTTCTCAAGAAGAGGCTGCTCGCTTATACGATAG GGCTGCTTTCATGTGTGGGAGGGAACCGAACTTTGAGCTCTCGGAAGAAGTTATACGAGAACTCAAACAGCAAAGCTGGGAAGAGTTCTTGAATTGCACACGCCGAACAATTACGAACAAAAGTAAGGTTTTACTAACAACAAACTGTAGtgtattttgtttgataaccTTTTGCTGGACTCTTTGGATATGCAGAACCAAAGAGTAG